A window of Candidatus Saccharibacteria bacterium oral taxon 488 genomic DNA:
CAGCTGGTCCACAGGGACAGAAGGGTAACAATGGCGCCCAAGGCCCGAAGGGTGACAAAGGCGATACCGGCCAGCAAGGGCAAAAAGGTGACAAGGGTGATACCGGCGCTAAGGGCGAAAAGGGAGACGCTGGTGCTAAAGGCGATAAAGGTGAAAAAGGTGACAAGGGCGAGAAAGGTGCTAAAGGCGACACTGGTGCAGCGGGCGCCCAAGGCCAAAAGGGCGATGCTGGTAATGATGGACGAGAGATTGAGCTGCAGAAAACTGCGTTGTATATCCAGTGGCGCTACAGGGGTGATGCTACTTGGCATAACCTCATCGCATTATCTGATCTAAAGGGTCCGAAGGGTGACAAAGGTGATACTGGTCCACAGGGTGCAACGGGTGCCCAGGGCGCGCAAGGTGCTCAGGGACCTGCCGGTGCCCAAGGTCAAAAAGGTGAAACTGGCCCTGCCGGTCCACAAGGCCAAAAAGGCGAGAAAGGTGAGAAAGGTAATGATGGCCCACAAGGTCCTGCAGGTCCTCAGGGAGCCAAAGGTGATACCGGTCCAGTCGGTCCCGCCGGCCCACAAGGACTCAAAGGCGCTAAAGGTGATACTGGAGCGACAGGCGCTCAAGGTCAAAAAGGCGACAAGGGTGACACCGGCCCAGTAGGTCCTCAGGGCCTGCCCGGCCCCCAGGGTATACCGGGTGTTAAGGGGGATAAAGGTGACACTGGTCCAGCGGGGCCACGGGGTCTTCAGGGTACTAAGGGTGACAAAGGCGAGCCAGGGGCTAAGGGTGAAACTGGCCCTGCCGGCCCACAAGGGGCCAAGGGAGATGCCGGTGCACCTGGAACTAAAGGTCCGAAGGGCGACGCTGGTCCCCAAGGACAAAAGGGTGATAAAGGTGAAAAGGGCGAAGCTGGTGCAAATGCAACAGTCAATGTGACAAATAGTACTCAGCCATGTTCGACTAAGCTCAACGTTACGGGCAATGGTACACCAAATATTGGACTGACGTTCACCGGATCAAATATTCCGGCTGGTGGGTCAATTGGTCAGGTACTGATGAAAAAATCGGCGGCAGATTGTGATGTTGCGTGGAGAAGCTTGCCGCAAGAAACGATGTTTGCTGGTTCCATCGGTGTCGGCAATGGTAATATCACGGCGGTGAATGTTAATGCTGACACTTATACAGCCATTCCGATGACAACGATCACCACGAATACCGGTGGTGGCACCTGGGATTCAGTGAATCACACGTATACCATTCCAAGTGACGGTGTATATTTCATCCGCTCCAGTATTCGTACCGTTGACAACTCGCCGATGCGTAACATTTACCAAATCGTTAATGACGTGAATGGTGATCGTCCAGAGGGCACGTGGTCATCTAACCAAGCTGGTGTCCGTCGTTCGACGCTGCCATATTCACGGATGATGCGGGCCACAGCTGGTACCAAGCTGAAATTGATCGTTGTGTCAGACCTCCAGAGTGTGCAGCTCAGCGACGCAAGCCTGACAATTACCAAGCTTTCAAACTAGTCAAGGTAGCAGTCAAGTTAGCGAGATAAATTATCGTATATCTGCTACAATGATACCATGTTAGATATTCGCTTTATTCGAGATAACGCCGAGGCAGTGCAGACTGCGGCGAAACACAAGGGATGTGACGTGTCTATTGCGACATTGTTGCAATTAGACGACGAGCGTCGCGAGCTGCAGCGCCAGGTTGACGAGCTGCGCCAACAGCGTAATGAGGTTGCTGCGCAGATGAAGGGCGGCAAGCCTGAGCCAAGTTTGATTGAGCAGGGTAAGGCCATCAAGGCCAAGCTGAGCGGGCTCGAGGCTCGGCTGAGCGAGGTCGAGGAACGATACACGGCACTACTAAAGCAGGTGCCTAATATGCCGCACGCCGACGTACCAGTTGGTCTCAGCGAGGATGAAAATGTTGAGGTCAGGGTAGTCGGTGATATCCCAGCCTTTGATTTTGTGCCGAAAAATCACTACGAAATCGCCGAGGCAAAAGGCTGGCTCGACAAAGAGCGCGCTGCCAAGGTTGCTGGTGCTCGCTTTGCCTATATCATGGGTGATCTGGTGTTGTTGCAGCAGGCGATTATCCAGTTTGTGATCACATCGCTCACCAACCCAGCGGTGATCAAAGAGATCGCCGAAAAGGCTGGCCTTAATGTCGATACCAGGCCATTTATACCAGTACTGCCACCGCTAATGATCCGAACTGAGCCGTATGATCAGATGGATCGTCTCCAGCCAAGTGATGATCGCTACAAGATTGAGGGCGAGGAACTGTGGCTACAGGGGAGCGCTGAGCATGTGCTCGGCAGCATGCACGCGGGTGAGATTTTTGACACCAAGCAATTACCGCTTCGGTACTTAGGCTTTGCGACCAGTTTCCGAAAAGAAGCGGGGACGTACGGCAAGGATATGGAAGGGCTGATTCGGATGCACCAGTTTGATAAGCTCGAGATGGAGAGCTTCACCGAGGCAAAGGATAGCTATAACGAACACCTGCTCTTTATCGCGATTCAAGAATGGCTTTTGACTCAACTCAAGCTACCGTATCATGTCCTGATGAAATGCACCGGTGATATCGGTAAGCCAAATGCGCGTGGTGTTGACATGGAAGTGTGGTTACCGGGTCAGGGCAAGTACCGCGAGACGCATACTGCTGACTACATGACTGATTATCAGGCACGCCGCTTGATGACGCGGGTGCGCACGGATAACGGGGTTGAATTGATCCACACGAATGACGCGACGGCCTTTGCGCTGGGGCGTTGTATGGTGGCGATTATCGAGAATTATCAGACCGCCGAGGGTGATGTCGTGGTGCCAGAAGCACTTCGTCCATATATGAATGGCCGCGAGATGATATAATGGAGTCTAGGAGGGTGTATGGCACTGACGAACGATGACAAGCAATGGATCAAGGGCGCGATCGCTGATGGCGTGGTTGAGGCGTTGGAAGCCGTTGTCTTGCCGCGATTTGACGAGCATGACAAGCGGTTTGACAGGATCGAGGCTAGACTTGATTCGGTTGAAGAGGACGTCTCTGGACTGAAAGATGATGTCTCTAGCCTGAAAAGCGAGATGTGTGAAGTTAAAAGCCGACTCAATGGGGTTGAAGGCGAGATGCGCGAAGTTAAAGATCGGCTCGGCCGAGTTGAAGGTGAATTGCAGGCACTAACGAACGACATTAAAGAGATATACGATGTTATTTACGGCAAGCCGAACAAATCATTTATGAGCGCCAGCTTTGCCAAAATGTCGTCGAAAGAAAAGCTGCTCGTGATTAACGAAGAATTACTAAAAATGGCGAAGGACGCGGGTGTTGTTTTGCCGCGTTAGCACGTGATAAGAGGAGGAACTATGATCAAAGATATTACCATTACAGGCGTCAAATACGAATTGACGGACACCACAAAGAAATACGTTGAGCGCAAAATCGGTGCGCTGGGTAAATACTTGCCGCGGCATGCCCGCAAGAGCGCGACTGCTGATGTAAAGATCAAGCAGATCGATAATCCTGGCGGCAACAAGTACGAGGTTGAAGTAATTATTAATGTACCAGACAAGAAGATCACCGCTAAAGATTCGACGATGAACGTGCTGGCAGCAGTCGATATCGTCGAAGCGAAGTTGAACGGGCAGCTACGTAAGTATAAGGATGATGTGTTGGCGCACGTTGGCAGCAGCCGCGGCGTACTGGCACGGTTCAAGCGCGGTTTCCAGCGCGAGCAGTAGGGGAGCTAACTAACCAATCGGGGAACGAATACCAATATTATTGCATGAATCGCCGATTATTTGCCAGGAAACAATCACTATACCCCAAGGTATGTCAAAGCAAACAGATAAGGTTATATCGGTGTCTGGGTCGACTTGCCGGCATAGTGAAGAGTAACCGCTACTGTCTGTCGGATGCTTGCCGGCTAGTATTGCGGTAAATTTATCAGTTAGTCCTTCGGCTATTGTTTGATGCTCTATAGAAGGGACTTGTTTCTGGCTTTGTTCGTAGGACATGGACATGTGATCTGGTGCATTTCTACCGGAGAGGAGACGAAGTGTCCAGTTTATGTTTGAATAGCTCTCATCTTGGTAAGTTGGTAAGGTGGCCAGTCTCGGAGTTGTTGTTGAAGTTGGCACTTGGTCTGAGACATACCAAACATTATCCTCAAGCTTTGGGGGAAGCTTTAGTCCACACACGTCAACCCCGTGATTGCTAATATCATAAGTCCGTAGTGAATTATTTGGTATAGTTGTGTCTGTGGCCATCTTTTGACCAATAGTTAGCCAG
This region includes:
- the raiA gene encoding ribosome-associated translation inhibitor RaiA; amino-acid sequence: MIKDITITGVKYELTDTTKKYVERKIGALGKYLPRHARKSATADVKIKQIDNPGGNKYEVEVIINVPDKKITAKDSTMNVLAAVDIVEAKLNGQLRKYKDDVLAHVGSSRGVLARFKRGFQREQ
- a CDS encoding exosporium protein, which encodes MDGDWQDIVSLSELRGEKGDKGEKGDKGDTGEAGAAGKDGKNGVNTGQRGANGRDGANGKNGATGPKGDTGATGAQGPAGPQGPAGPQGQKGNNGAQGPKGDKGDTGQQGQKGDKGDTGAKGEKGDAGAKGDKGEKGDKGEKGAKGDTGAAGAQGQKGDAGNDGREIELQKTALYIQWRYRGDATWHNLIALSDLKGPKGDKGDTGPQGATGAQGAQGAQGPAGAQGQKGETGPAGPQGQKGEKGEKGNDGPQGPAGPQGAKGDTGPVGPAGPQGLKGAKGDTGATGAQGQKGDKGDTGPVGPQGLPGPQGIPGVKGDKGDTGPAGPRGLQGTKGDKGEPGAKGETGPAGPQGAKGDAGAPGTKGPKGDAGPQGQKGDKGEKGEAGANATVNVTNSTQPCSTKLNVTGNGTPNIGLTFTGSNIPAGGSIGQVLMKKSAADCDVAWRSLPQETMFAGSIGVGNGNITAVNVNADTYTAIPMTTITTNTGGGTWDSVNHTYTIPSDGVYFIRSSIRTVDNSPMRNIYQIVNDVNGDRPEGTWSSNQAGVRRSTLPYSRMMRATAGTKLKLIVVSDLQSVQLSDASLTITKLSN
- the serS gene encoding serine--tRNA ligase; this translates as MLDIRFIRDNAEAVQTAAKHKGCDVSIATLLQLDDERRELQRQVDELRQQRNEVAAQMKGGKPEPSLIEQGKAIKAKLSGLEARLSEVEERYTALLKQVPNMPHADVPVGLSEDENVEVRVVGDIPAFDFVPKNHYEIAEAKGWLDKERAAKVAGARFAYIMGDLVLLQQAIIQFVITSLTNPAVIKEIAEKAGLNVDTRPFIPVLPPLMIRTEPYDQMDRLQPSDDRYKIEGEELWLQGSAEHVLGSMHAGEIFDTKQLPLRYLGFATSFRKEAGTYGKDMEGLIRMHQFDKLEMESFTEAKDSYNEHLLFIAIQEWLLTQLKLPYHVLMKCTGDIGKPNARGVDMEVWLPGQGKYRETHTADYMTDYQARRLMTRVRTDNGVELIHTNDATAFALGRCMVAIIENYQTAEGDVVVPEALRPYMNGREMI